The nucleotide sequence TTTAGTGTTTGTGCTATACTCCCAAATAATGAGCACTCGATGTAGGGATCTGGCTCTATACTGATCAGTCAGCTCATTAATCGTCAATCTGACTTCGTTCCAGGCATTAAGTTTGGCAAAGCCCTGCGCGATCGCGGACAGGACATCGGCTTTAAGCGCGCCATCTAAACCAGCGCTGACTTGCAGGGCTTGCTGGAGTCCGGCTTTGTCGCCCAGCTTGGCAAAGCCCTGCGCGATCGCGGGCAGGACATCGGCTTTAGCCGAGCCATCTAATTGGGATATGACCCGAAATGCTTTTGACGAATTGCCTGTTATTGCTAGCGTACGAATGGCCCAGTTTTGAGTCGCTGCATTTTTGGACTGGCTTAACTGGCTTACTGACCATTTCAAATGTTGTACCTGGCCCCAGGAGGTCTCCCAGACAATATAGCTAATCAGGCAAAGGCTTATGAGGCTAATCCCAATACCAAACCGGGTACGCCAGCGCCGGGTAGTCTGCACTAACAACTCTTCCTTAACGATCTGTTGTGGCCCCCATACAAGATAGGGTTTCTGAGTCCGTATAAGACGCCATTCTCCCCAGGGTAATAAATATCGATTAGAGCGGTCATTCGCCAGCCATTCGTTTACACGCCGGTCAAGGAGTTGATTTGCCTTTGCCTGATCGGTCAATAATTGATTGGCTACTTTATGCAGTGCCGGAATTAACCGTTCGTGAGCCAGTTTACAGCCTTGTGCTTCGCGGATAACCAATCGAACGTCGGGACGACTCAGATAGTCAAGTGATTCCAGAATTTCGGCTTCTGTTAATGCATTGGCTGTCCGATCCCGAATGACCCCGTGCGGAAGTACGCCGGCCCGTACGTTATTTTCCAGATTCGTCAACGCCAGCAATACTTTCAGATCAATCTGGCTGTTGCGGGCTTCCAGTACTTTCCGAATAAATCGCTCGAGCAGACCCTCCACACCACCTAGCCGCTGATAGGTTTTTCGGTCAAAAGCAGCTTCTCCCGTCGTTCGCTGGCCCGCTAGGAGCCATGCCAGAATTTGTACTTCTACGGGCGATACGCGGCCTTCTTCCCGGTCGGCAAGCTGGCGTTCGGCCACTTCTTCAATAAATTCTTCGTCGAACACCAGGCCAACCTCCTCGGCCATTACCTGAAAAATAGCGGTGGCCTGCCTGGGGGTAAACTTGGTTAAAATTAACAGTTCCTGGGGGCCAAGACTATAGCCCATAAGTTTTTGCAAATCAGATGTCTGGTAATAAAAATCCCGCCGAATCGATAACAGGATACGATGGTTGCTTTCATGCCGACTAGCGTACCAGCCAATCAATGCCTGCACAAACGGGTCGGTATCAAGGCTCTGATGGCGCTGAAAGAAAAACTGCTCAAACTGATCGAAGAGCAAAACAAGCGGCTTACCCGTTCCGGATGCTGTCTGTAACAGCCTGGTCAGGTTAGCCTCCATTGGCAATGGTTCAGTAAGTACAAGTTGTTCAGTAAGCGCCTGTCGGACAGAGAAGAGTGGGTCCCGGTCGGTAAACTCTACGTACACACATCGGAACCGTGATTCATCAACATTGAGCCGGGGTCGCAGACCCGCCTGAAGAAATGACGTTTTACCGCAGCCAGACTCACCATGCAGGATACCAAACCTGAACGTTTTGGCCGTAATAATATTGAGGCATTCACGCAGGTCGTCTTCGCGCTGCAGTTTAGCGAACACCGACGCATCTTCAGCTTCAAAAGGCACTAGTCCTTTAATGGCGTTCTGACCAACGGCAACCGGTACAACGACACGTTTTGGCGTTGCCTGCAAGGCTACCACAAATGCGCCTATAAACAACAGGACGCCTACGATAGCCCAAGCCCAGTTGTACCAGGACGGTAAGGCTATTAAGGAAAAGCCCGTTATAACTCCGTTTAAAACAGGAGGGTTAAATAAAATGATCCAGAAGCCAAAACAGGTCGTTAATATCCTGAGCCAGTTTCGTGTGCGCCAGGCTATGGCCAAGCCCGTAGCGACATCCTCAACTTTTTGGCCCAGGTCCTGCGAGGATTTAATTTGACCTTCCATGTTAAGTGAAAAGTAAAGGGTTAGACTGGCAGTTATTCGCTTTTGTGAAAAGCCATTTGCCATTCTACGTATATTTTTTAACAATCTGTAATCCAATCTTATAAGCTTTCTACCATTTTATTTAACGTGCTATCGAAAACTGTCTCCGTATCTGAGTGGCATACAATTGGTAAGGTGATACTGCTGGTTCGGGTATGGTTTTTTCCTGTTGAATATTCTTGCGCGCGGGTTCAGGAGCGTTACGTAACACCTTTGTGCTACTAAACGCTTAACAGTCGCCAAACAACACGAATGAACAACATGGAAACGGAGCCAGAAACGGCCTTATCATCGAGCCGAATTATGGAAGCGGGTATGGGTTTCCGGGCTTCTCAAACCCTGCTGACAGCCATTAAACTCAATCTGTTTACCGAGCTGGGCGATGACTCTGTTGAGGCAAGTGAGCTTAAAAACCGGGTTCAGCTTCATTCTCCGGCTATGCTCGATTTTCTGGATGCGCTGGTTGCCCTCGAGTTTCTACAGCGGGAAGGCACCGGCCGGGAAGCCCGGTATGCCAATACGGCCGAGACCCGGCTATTCCTCCACCGGGGGAGTCCGGCCTATATCGGTGGACTGCTGGAAATGGCCAACGACCGCTTATATCCGTTCTGGGCAAATCTGGAAGAAGCGCTGCATACCGACAAACCCCAGCATGAAGCGAAATTCATCGACCGGCCCCTGTTTGACGTGATTTACGACGACCCGGCCATTCTGGAGCAGTTCCTCAACGCCATGGCGGGCGCTCAACTGGGCGGCTTTATGGCCCTGGCCGAGAAATTTGATTTCAGCCGGTTCCGGTCAATGTGCGACGTGGGTGGAGCTAATGCCATGTTGTCTGTCTGCGTTGCCGGGCAGCATCCGCACCTCCGCTGCCTGTCGCTCGATTTGCCGTCGGTTGTGCCGGTCGCCCAGAAAACCGTCGATCAGTTCGGCCTCAGTAAGCAGATTCGGGTGGGCAGCATTGACTTTATGACGCAGGAATTTCCAGAGACTGACATTATCATGATGGGTAATATTCTGCATGATTGCAGTCTGGAAGACAAACAGATGCTCATCCGGAAAGCGTATGATGCCTTGCCATCGGGTGGAGCGCTGATTGTAATCGAAAACATTATCGACGATGACCGAAAACGTAATGCCTTTGGTCTTCTCATGTCGTTGAATATGTTCATGGAAACCGAAAGCGGCTTTGACTTTACATACGCTGACTTTCAGGCGTGGGCAGCGAAGGCCGGTTTTGAATCGACCGAAAAACTCTCGCTGGTGGGACCTTCCAGTGCCGTAATCGCTTATAAATAAATTTATCAGATAGTAGAAGGAAGGTTATAGGCGTAGCCTGGCGCTACGCCTTTTTTTTGTGAATATGTTGCGCGGAACGATTGTCAATTATCTGACAATCAGAAGGGTATTTGTTATAGATGGCAGGTTGTAAGTCAGGTGGTAGCTACTAGTTTTAGGAAAAAGACGATTTGGTTAGTTATACAGTACGAACCCCATATTTATGCAATCCTTCGATCTTATTGTGATTGGGACCGGTTCTGCCGGTAAAACAGTCGCTCAGACTGTTCGGGAAGCCGGTAAAACCGTAGCCATTATTGATAAATTACCTTTCGGCGGCACCTGCTCGCAACGGGGGTGCGATCCTAAAAAAGTGCTGGTGGGCGCGGCCGAGATTGTCGCCCGTTCGGAGCAGATGCTGGACAAAGGCATTTCAGCCGTACCCGCAATCGACTGGCCGGCGCTGATGGCCTTCAAGAAGACGTTCACCGATCCCATACCGGAAAATACCGAGAAAAAATTTGTCGATCTGGGTATCCAGTCGTTTCACGGTACGGCTACGTTTCTATCGGCCAATACCCTACGCGTTGGGGATGACGAGCTAACGGCAAAGCAAATAGTGATTGCGGCAGGCGCTAAACCCCAGCCGCTGAACATTCCGGGCGAAGCGCTGCTGATTGACAGTACGCAGTTTCTTGAACTGCCGGAGCTGCCACGCGAAATCGTGATGGTTGGCGGAGGCTACATTGCCTTCGAGTTTGCCCATATTGCCGCCCGCGCAGGAGCAAACGTAACTATTGTGCACAGAGGTAAACGCCCGCTGGAAGGCTTTGATGCCGACCTGGTTAACCTGCTGGTTAAGGGCGTGGAGGCCATTGGTATCCGGATCGTGCTGGAAGCGAACGTAACCAGAGTTGAAGGCGAACCCGGCGATCTGACCGTTCATTACGACCGACAGGGGACCTGTGAGTCGGTAGCAGCCGGGCTGGTCGTTCACGCGGCTGGTCGTGTGGCCGATGTGGCTGAGCTGGCGCTGGAGAAAGCGGGCGTTGAGGTAGGCGAGAAGGGTGTAAAGGTCAATGCGCACCTGCAAAGCGTCTCGAACCCGGCGGTGTATGCCTGCGGAGACGTAGCCGATAAGGGACTGCCTCTTACGCCTATGGCCAGTTATGAAGGACGGCTTGTGGCCGAAAATATACTCAACAGCAATCGGCAAACCTTCGATAGTGACCCCGTTCCGACAACGGTATTTACGGTGCCGCCCATGGCCTCCATTGGTTTAACCGAAGAGCAGGCCCGGAAGCAGGGACGTAAAGTGAAAGTGCTGTTCCAGGAAACCAAAGACTGGTATAGCAACCGGCGCATTAATGAACCGGTGGCGGGATTCAAGACGATCGTCGATGAAGAGTCCGGGCAACTGCTGGGGGCACACCTGCTGGGAGCGGGCAGCGACGAAGTAATTAATCTCTTTGCGCTGGCCATGAAACATCAGATTCCGGCAAAAGCCCTGGGCGATATGCTATTTGCTTACCCCACGCACGGGTCTGACCTGAGCTATATGCTACCCGACTAGGTTTACGTCGATCGGGCAGACCGATTAATTTCCGGTAAACCGGATGATGCAGCAACGCATTGGCGGCAAACTGTTCGCCTTGTTTAGACCAGTGTCCATCACAGGCGACGTAAAGTTCAGCCAGATTGTGCTCATAGGCGAGAAATCTGGGGGCAAGTGGAATAAAGCCAATCTGTTGTCGCCTGCAAAAATCAGCGAGTACCGCGTCGATCCGATTTGACTTTCCCTGCTTCAGGGCTTTCAGGTCGGGCAGCGTTGGCAACGACACAATCAGGACTTTCTTTCCGCGGGCCTCCTGTATCAACTGATTCAGGGAATGGCGAACATATTGCCATTCCTGATCGCTGAACTGCTCGTACTTCGTATACTCACCTGCCAGATAATCGCTGGATTGCCTTTCCCCCAGTAAGCGAAACAGGCTGGAGTTCATCAAAACATCCGCCTTGAGTTTATTACTGAGGGAAAGAGCTGTGTATAAGGAGTCAACAATCTTCAGAAGCGACGCACTCGTGTGATTCCCATAAAAAATGGATTGCCCAACGTTCGCCAGGCTGTAACGTAATGTGTAGTTGGGATAGTTTCCCTGCCAATAGGGTACGTATTTAGGCCAGTCAACGAGGGTGTATAACCGCTGTTCGTTTAAAATCTCGAAATCATTGGCGGGAAGGAAGCCAATAATCAGCACATCGGCGCAAAAGGCTTTTGCTACGCCTTTGTACATTAAGTAATAATTGACCGGGTTAGAACCATTTACGGCGAAATTAAGGTGTTCAAGTCCCGTTTCACGCTCCAGAATCGAGCTGCATCGATCCGGCTCGTTAACCATATAGCCTTCCATGAAGGAATCGCCCAGGATGGCAATGCGTTTTTTCTGCGGAGCTGGATTGACCACTTCCCGCTGTCGATCCAGGCCGCCCACCGAATTGGATATCCGCCATAACGAGTCACCTGCGCAATTAACAACGGTCTGGCAATCGTTGGGCAGGTGCATCCGCCCGGCAACAGGATTGAGGTCACCCGCTGGAAAAGGTTTGATCGAAGCCACACCGGGTGAAACGTAAAATCGGCGAAAGACAAACGGTTCACTCTTGACGAAGTCAAACGCCAGCGCCAAATGACCAATGACTTCTACTACAACCAGCACGAACAGAACCGATAGGAATGATAAGGATATGTTCTGGACGGTTTTGAACGTAGACAGTAGGCCTACACTGAACAACAGCCCCAGACAGTTCAGAATCAGTAAAACACCGACTACATTCTGATAGGCTATGTTTCCTGCCAGTCCATCCGCGTTACCCCTCACCTGATCATAGATAGACGTAAGCCCAAATAAACCAAGTAATAGTATGGCTGAAGCGCCCCAGAAGCAGGCTGCTTTTTCCATACGTAGGGTATGGTTATTCATAGACTTACAGTGCTAAAGAAGTTTATTAATCAGACAGGTCATCAATGGAAAAGCGTTGTCAGCTACCGGTCCGAAGCCCTAATTTGAGTAAATATAGACTAGCATTAAATCAGGAGAAGCGCTTAGTATTTGCCTTGCTTAACTAGCTAGGAAAAGAAAACAGCGAAATAGTGCTCTTTTTTAATGAATGTACCTTATAATCAATAGATACCAGATAAGTAAGGGCGCACTTTATTTAAAGGTAAAAACCAGGCGCCCAGATCAAGCGTTTTCTTCCTGTCTGCTTTAATGAGTAACCCTGCTCCTGATGGTGTCCACTATACCGATACGCTGTATTCTCGCTGCCAGCCTGCTGTCTGGAGTTACGCTGGCGCAGGATCAGTCGATAAAAATTATCGAGCTGGCGCAACTGAAGCAGGTGCTGGACCAGCCGGACGATACGCTGCGCGTGGTGAATTTCTGGGCGACCTGGTGCATGCCCTGCGTTAAGGAACTGCCTCATTTTGAGGCTATACGGCGGGCCTACTTGGGCAGGAAGGTGAGTGTATTACTGGTGAGTATGGACGACAGAAAAGACCTGAACACCAAAGTGATACCATTTGTCCGTAAACGTGGGATTCGATCGCGGGTGGTCCTGCTAGATGAACCAGACCCTAACAGCTGGATCGATCAGATAGCGCCGGAGTGGTCGGGTGCCTTACCGATGACCTTGATTGTCAATGCGAAACAAAAGCGCCGTACGTTTATTGGAAAAGCCCTAAAAGCTGGAGAACTTGGCGTAATCATTAACGCCCACAAACTCTAAAACGCTGCTCGTCATGAGAAGGACTCTGTTATTTTCAGGTTTCGCACTAGTGCTACTAATGTCGCTGCTGAGTGCTCGGCTGGTATCGGACGGTTATAAAGTTGGGGATGTAATTCAGGATTTCAAGCTGAAGAATGTAGACGGTAAAACGGTTTCACTGGCCGATAAGCCGGCGAAAGTATACATCATCGCCTTTACCTGCAACACCTGCCCGGTCGCTAAAGCGTATGAAAATCGAATTATCGCCCTGAACGAGCAATTTGCGCCTAAAGGCTATCCGGTTGTGGCTATTCAATCCAACGACGCTGAACAGTCGCCCGGCGATTCGTATGGAGCCATGCAGCAGCGGGCCAGCAACAGGAAGTACGCATTCCCTTATCTGCACGACGAGACGCAGGCCGTTGCGCGGGCATTTGGTGCCACCAATACGCCCCACCTGTTTGTGGTTCAGCGGCAGGGTGACCAATACCGGGTCGCTTATATTGGCGCTATTGACAACAGCCAGCGGGATGCGGCCGGGGCCACCCGAAAGTATGTCGAAGAAGCGGTTAACGAACTGCTGGCGGGTAAACCCGTAACGACGACTTCAGCTAAAGCCATCGGCTGCGGCATTAAATGGAAGGACGCTTAATTGATTTCGGATAGAAAGCATCAGAGGCCGTATGAGCAGAATCTGCTTATGCGGCCTCTGATGCTTTCTAGACCAGAACCTATATAGTCTTCGGTTGCAGGAACTCCGCGTTCTGGTAATACGTCAGGGCCTTCGAGGGACAGCGATCTACCTGCTCGGCAATGCGGTCGCTGCCAGCACCGGCCATGTTGACCCAGGGCCGGGCTTTCGGGTTAAACACCCTGAACAGCTGCGTCCAGCATAGTTTTGAGTGAATGCAGGCCGCGGGTTTCCAGACGACGGTAATCTCACCATTGGTGTATGTCTTTGTAATTCCAGGGCTCGGGTTCGGGCTAGCGGGGTCCATGACATCAGGCAAGTTGCTCGACTAAGATAGTCTCAAAATCAATAGGCTCCTGTAACGCCCGGTGAATCGGGCACCGATCAGCCATTTCCAGCAGGCGTGCCCGCTGCGCATCGTCCAGATCCCCATTCAGGATCAGCCGCATCGTGAACAGCGACCGATGGGTTTTGTCATCCCGCGTGAAGTCAACGTGCGCCACCACCGAATCAAGCGGCCAGCCTTTCCGGTCGGCATACATCCGCACCGTAATGACGGTGCAGGAGGCCAGCGCCCCCGCCAGCAGTTCTCCCGGCCGCATGCCCCGGTCCTGCCCACCTACTTCAACGGGTTCGTCAACGACAACGACCTGCGAATCGGTGGAAAGGTGGGTTTCATACGGGGTTCGCTCAATGCGGGCAGTGATAGTAGCCATATTCTTTAAACGATGTCTCGATTATTTTCCCCACTCAGCCGGATTCTGTCGCCAGGCTGCCAGCGACTCCATCGTATCCGCCGAAATATAGTCGAGTGCCTGAGCCTCGGTCAATAAGGCATCGTAATCGCTCAGACACACAAGCGGAACGTTTTTGGCCTCAAAGTTCTGCGCGGCAACCGGAAAGCCATAGGTGAAAATAGCGGCCATGCCTAACACCTCAGCCCCGGCCGTGCGTAACGCATCGACGACCTTGAGCGAGCTGCCGCCGGTCGAGATAAGGTCTTCAATGACGACCACACGCTGCCCGGTTTCCAGCCGGCCTTCAATCTGTTTGCCCATCCCATGCGCTTTGGGTTCCGGCCGGACGTAACAGTAAGGCAAACCCAGCGCATCGGCAACCAGCGCTCCCTGCGGAATACCCGCTGTGGCCACGCCCGCAATCACGTCAGCGGTCGGAAACTGCTGCCGGATGGCATCGGCCAGCGCCTGTTTGATGAAAGTACGAACCTCCGGAAAAGCGAGCGTAACGCGGTTGTCGCAGTAGATGGGGGATTTCCAGCCCGAACTCCACGTAAAGGGCGAACCCGGCTGAAGCCGGACCGCCTGCACTGTCAGCAGGTGCCGGGCTACGACTTGTTGAATAGTTAATGAATTCACAGATAACAGAAAGGTAATGGAATCAAATGTAGAAAAAGGGGCGCAGACCCTCTTCAATTTATCGGAATAATTACTAAAAAAGCAAATGTGATAAACCTCTTGTATCACAGCCAAGTAATGTATAGCTTGGTCAGAAATCTGCCATAAACTAAGTTTTTTCTGCTTCCTCTTTTGAACGATTATGCTAGTAAATCTACCTGGGCAACCACCTGATTTGTTACTGGAGAGCGTGTTGCAGACGTCGCTCAATGGGATCGTGTTGTGCCGGGCTGTCCGGGATGCTATTGGACAGATTATCGATTTTCAGGTTGTTCGCTGCAATGACCGGGCTGCGGCAATGACGGGGCTGTCAACGGCGCAGATGCTGAATGCTTCCATGCTAACGGTGGACCCGGATGGACTCATGAGTGGTATTTTCGAAAAATACCAGCAGGTGGTTGAAACCGGATTGCCTATGCACATTGAGCACTATTATAAGGGGGGCGATGTATGGATGGCGCAGTCTTTAGCCAGCTTTAACGACGGTGTGCTGGCTGCCTGGGCCGACGTAACGGCACTTAAACGCGCAGAGCAGGCTCAATTACGTGAAACCGACCTGCTTCATACTATTCTGGACAATACCCAGACGGGAATTGCCGTCATGCGGTCGGTGCGTGACCGGTCTGGTAAGGTTGTTGATTTTACGTTTACGCACCTCAACCACGATGCGGGCCGTATGACCCAGCGCGACCGCACGCAACTGATTGGACAAC is from Spirosoma taeanense and encodes:
- a CDS encoding SGNH/GDSL hydrolase family protein, which codes for MNNHTLRMEKAACFWGASAILLLGLFGLTSIYDQVRGNADGLAGNIAYQNVVGVLLILNCLGLLFSVGLLSTFKTVQNISLSFLSVLFVLVVVEVIGHLALAFDFVKSEPFVFRRFYVSPGVASIKPFPAGDLNPVAGRMHLPNDCQTVVNCAGDSLWRISNSVGGLDRQREVVNPAPQKKRIAILGDSFMEGYMVNEPDRCSSILERETGLEHLNFAVNGSNPVNYYLMYKGVAKAFCADVLIIGFLPANDFEILNEQRLYTLVDWPKYVPYWQGNYPNYTLRYSLANVGQSIFYGNHTSASLLKIVDSLYTALSLSNKLKADVLMNSSLFRLLGERQSSDYLAGEYTKYEQFSDQEWQYVRHSLNQLIQEARGKKVLIVSLPTLPDLKALKQGKSNRIDAVLADFCRRQQIGFIPLAPRFLAYEHNLAELYVACDGHWSKQGEQFAANALLHHPVYRKLIGLPDRRKPSRVAYSSGQTRAWGKQIAYRPGLLPESDVSWPAQRD
- a CDS encoding TlpA family protein disulfide reductase translates to MVSTIPIRCILAASLLSGVTLAQDQSIKIIELAQLKQVLDQPDDTLRVVNFWATWCMPCVKELPHFEAIRRAYLGRKVSVLLVSMDDRKDLNTKVIPFVRKRGIRSRVVLLDEPDPNSWIDQIAPEWSGALPMTLIVNAKQKRRTFIGKALKAGELGVIINAHKL
- a CDS encoding OsmC family protein, which encodes MATITARIERTPYETHLSTDSQVVVVDEPVEVGGQDRGMRPGELLAGALASCTVITVRMYADRKGWPLDSVVAHVDFTRDDKTHRSLFTMRLILNGDLDDAQRARLLEMADRCPIHRALQEPIDFETILVEQLA
- the pyrE gene encoding orotate phosphoribosyltransferase, with protein sequence MNSLTIQQVVARHLLTVQAVRLQPGSPFTWSSGWKSPIYCDNRVTLAFPEVRTFIKQALADAIRQQFPTADVIAGVATAGIPQGALVADALGLPYCYVRPEPKAHGMGKQIEGRLETGQRVVVIEDLISTGGSSLKVVDALRTAGAEVLGMAAIFTYGFPVAAQNFEAKNVPLVCLSDYDALLTEAQALDYISADTMESLAAWRQNPAEWGK
- a CDS encoding dihydrolipoyl dehydrogenase family protein encodes the protein MQSFDLIVIGTGSAGKTVAQTVREAGKTVAIIDKLPFGGTCSQRGCDPKKVLVGAAEIVARSEQMLDKGISAVPAIDWPALMAFKKTFTDPIPENTEKKFVDLGIQSFHGTATFLSANTLRVGDDELTAKQIVIAAGAKPQPLNIPGEALLIDSTQFLELPELPREIVMVGGGYIAFEFAHIAARAGANVTIVHRGKRPLEGFDADLVNLLVKGVEAIGIRIVLEANVTRVEGEPGDLTVHYDRQGTCESVAAGLVVHAAGRVADVAELALEKAGVEVGEKGVKVNAHLQSVSNPAVYACGDVADKGLPLTPMASYEGRLVAENILNSNRQTFDSDPVPTTVFTVPPMASIGLTEEQARKQGRKVKVLFQETKDWYSNRRINEPVAGFKTIVDEESGQLLGAHLLGAGSDEVINLFALAMKHQIPAKALGDMLFAYPTHGSDLSYMLPD
- a CDS encoding nSTAND1 domain-containing NTPase; its protein translation is MEGQIKSSQDLGQKVEDVATGLAIAWRTRNWLRILTTCFGFWIILFNPPVLNGVITGFSLIALPSWYNWAWAIVGVLLFIGAFVVALQATPKRVVVPVAVGQNAIKGLVPFEAEDASVFAKLQREDDLRECLNIITAKTFRFGILHGESGCGKTSFLQAGLRPRLNVDESRFRCVYVEFTDRDPLFSVRQALTEQLVLTEPLPMEANLTRLLQTASGTGKPLVLLFDQFEQFFFQRHQSLDTDPFVQALIGWYASRHESNHRILLSIRRDFYYQTSDLQKLMGYSLGPQELLILTKFTPRQATAIFQVMAEEVGLVFDEEFIEEVAERQLADREEGRVSPVEVQILAWLLAGQRTTGEAAFDRKTYQRLGGVEGLLERFIRKVLEARNSQIDLKVLLALTNLENNVRAGVLPHGVIRDRTANALTEAEILESLDYLSRPDVRLVIREAQGCKLAHERLIPALHKVANQLLTDQAKANQLLDRRVNEWLANDRSNRYLLPWGEWRLIRTQKPYLVWGPQQIVKEELLVQTTRRWRTRFGIGISLISLCLISYIVWETSWGQVQHLKWSVSQLSQSKNAATQNWAIRTLAITGNSSKAFRVISQLDGSAKADVLPAIAQGFAKLGDKAGLQQALQVSAGLDGALKADVLSAIAQGFAKLNAWNEVRLTINELTDQYRARSLHRVLIIWEYSTNTKLKDELLSLAEED
- a CDS encoding (4Fe-4S)-binding protein encodes the protein MDPASPNPSPGITKTYTNGEITVVWKPAACIHSKLCWTQLFRVFNPKARPWVNMAGAGSDRIAEQVDRCPSKALTYYQNAEFLQPKTI
- a CDS encoding methyltransferase, whose protein sequence is MNNMETEPETALSSSRIMEAGMGFRASQTLLTAIKLNLFTELGDDSVEASELKNRVQLHSPAMLDFLDALVALEFLQREGTGREARYANTAETRLFLHRGSPAYIGGLLEMANDRLYPFWANLEEALHTDKPQHEAKFIDRPLFDVIYDDPAILEQFLNAMAGAQLGGFMALAEKFDFSRFRSMCDVGGANAMLSVCVAGQHPHLRCLSLDLPSVVPVAQKTVDQFGLSKQIRVGSIDFMTQEFPETDIIMMGNILHDCSLEDKQMLIRKAYDALPSGGALIVIENIIDDDRKRNAFGLLMSLNMFMETESGFDFTYADFQAWAAKAGFESTEKLSLVGPSSAVIAYK
- a CDS encoding thioredoxin family protein codes for the protein MRRTLLFSGFALVLLMSLLSARLVSDGYKVGDVIQDFKLKNVDGKTVSLADKPAKVYIIAFTCNTCPVAKAYENRIIALNEQFAPKGYPVVAIQSNDAEQSPGDSYGAMQQRASNRKYAFPYLHDETQAVARAFGATNTPHLFVVQRQGDQYRVAYIGAIDNSQRDAAGATRKYVEEAVNELLAGKPVTTTSAKAIGCGIKWKDA